The genomic region TAGTCTCCAAGATCAGGTCAATACCCAATGGCTCTAGTGGTGGAAGAGTCGGATGTGCTGCTCGATAAATGTGATACCGAGCTGCTCTGCAGTGCTCTTCACTGCCTCGTCGTTCTGGCTTCCAACTGGCGCGGCAATGTACTTGACACCACTCCTAGAGGTGCGGAAGACGTTGTCGATGAATGGGAAGAAAGCATCACTCGAGCAGGCCACGCCGGTCAGCTTGCTCAGCCACTCCTTGCGCTCCTCGGCAGTGAATGGCTTTGGAGCCTCCTCGAATTTGGCCGCCCAGTCCTTACGCTCAGGACCCTCCTCATCTTCTGGCACAATGCCGGCGCAAAGAAGGTCAATGGCGTTCGACTTGTCAGCACGCTTCGAGCCCTGCTTCCACTTGAGGCCGAGGGTGCGCTCGTGGAAGCGCATCCACCAGTTGTCAGCCTTGTCACCAGCAAGACGAGTGCAGTGGATGCGGGACTGTTGACCTGCGCCGAGGCCGATGACCTGGCCGTTGAGTGCGTAGCAGACAGAGTTGGACTGTGTGTACTTGAGGGCAATGGTAGCAACGGTCAAGTCCCGAAGTGCGGATTCTGGCAGTGGCTGCTTGGAGTCTCTTGGGATGAGGACCGAGTTGAAGGTGCTCTCCGGCGAGATGGTGGCATCATTGCGCGACTGTGTCAAGTTGATGCCGTAGACTGTGCGCTGCTCTTGTGGGCCTGGCTTGTAGTTGGCGTCCATCTGGAGGACGAGATACTTGCCACCCTTTTTCTTCTGCAGGATTTCAAGGGCTTCCTTTTGGTATCCTGGAGCGATCACACCGTCACTTACTTCCATGTTGATGATCTTGGCCGTTGGCACATCGACCTCTCGTGACAAAGCAATCATGTCACCGAAGCTCGACATGCGGTCTGCACCTCGGGCACGTGCATAAGCCTGGGCAAGACCTGACTCTTCGATCCCCTGAACGTTCTCAACCATGTATACCTTGTGCTCTGGGTGCTTGAGAGGCACACCAATGGCAGCACCTGCTGGTGAGACGTGCTTGAATGATGCAGCGGCTGGGTAGTCGAGAGCCTCGTCAAGCTCCTTGACCAATGCCCAGCCGTTGAGAGCATCGAGCAGGTTGATGTAGCCGGGTGAGCCGTTCAATGCCTTGAATGGGAGCTTCCCGCTTGTGACAAAGGCCGAGGCTGGCTTCTGGTGAGGGTTGGCGCCATATCGTAGGGGGAGTTGCTGAGATCCATCACCAGCATACTTCTTGCGGAAGAAGTCTGAGATGGCGTTGTCGTAGTCTGCGGTGTGTGAGAAGGCCTTCAAAGCGTACAGCTGCTTCTGCTTGTCAGAAACCTCGCCCTTCTCAAGCTCCTGCAGGAAGTCATGGTAGTCCTCTGGGTCGCTCAAGATGGTCACTCTGCCGTGATTCTTGGCTGCTGCTCGGATGAGTGTGACACCGCCAATGTCGATTTCCTCAACAGCTTCCGGGATGGTCACGTTGATCTTAGCAACAGTGTCCTTGAAAGGGTACAGGTTGCAAATGACATAGTCAACCTTGTTGATGTTCTGCTCAGCCAAGTCTTTCTCGTCAGATGCAAGATCACGGGCTAGAATGCCGGCATGGACTGCTGGGTGTAGGGTCTTGACACGGCCTGAGAGCATTTCGGGTGCCTTGGTGATTGCGGAGACATCTTCGACTGGGAAGTTGGCTTCACGGATGAGCTTTGCGGTACCGCCTGAGGCAAGGAGTCGGACATTCTGCTTTACGAGACCCTTTGCCAAGTCGAGCAGGCCAGTCTTGTCGTAGACTGACAATATCGCTAGATTGACGTGTGAGTGACGAGCAATCTGGGATAGAACTGGGGGTACCTACCTATCTTCTGAGGCTTCTCGGATGCCATGTTGGGTGGTATTGATGTTGTTGTTTGGCTGCCAAGGTGTCAGGAGAATAGTGTCGACAGAAGGCTATTGTATAGCCATGGGATCCTGCAGCTCGTTCTCGTGTGACTGCTGCATGTGCCCACGATTCGCAACAAATTTCTGCCCCGCCGACGTCACCCACGTGGTCTGATTGGCTGATGGCATGCGCACGCTAGCGGAACTCGATCCGCATTTACCCAGCCAATCTTGCATGTGTCCCTGAAAGCTTCACCTTGCCACCTTAATTGTTCCGAGCACATGCAGCATCAAACACGAGTGGACGACACTGAGACTTGGATCATCGCAAGTGGACTGCTTTCCCTACTGCGAGCTCACTGCTACTGCCGGAACGTCCTCCATCAGCATAGTCGCGTCTGTTCACGTTGACGCAGGCCGCCATCTCGACGGAACCTCTGCTATCTGGTCATTCGCTAGAGTCAGACTAAGACAACTGTCTCTCGAATTGGCATCAAGACTCTGTGCACTGAACTCGCAACTTAGCGTTCCCATGACTCCATGCAGACAGTGAGCCTAGTGGGATGGCTTGCTCGCAGGCTGCCCAGCTTCCAGCGTCCATCCATTCCATGCTGCCTGGGGATTAGACTGTTTTCAACGAGCCCGACCTTCGATGTCGAGAAAGGAAGTCCTTGGAATCAGGCCGAGCTCGATCAGCTGCTGGAGCTCCGTAAACAAGGCAAGCCACTCAGGGTGCTATGCTCTATGCTCCCTCAGCGGTCCGAGGCCGCTATAAGATCGGCACTTACAAGGCATTCTCCTCGTGATGAGCATGGCAAACAGTTGTATCAGGACTCGAGTTTGTTCCCACAATCCGACCTCGAGCAGATACTAAAGCTACGCGCCGCTAGGATGTCTTACAGAACGATACAATCAGACTACTTCCCGAACAGGACAATTGATTCTTTAGAGTGCGCAGCGAACACGGCGAACTCTTACAATCGCAGGGGCTCACGCACGCCCGAGCGTCGGTGGTCGCCCGAGGACATACAAAGAGTGCACGATTTGAGGATGAAAGAAAAATTGCCTTGGAAGGAGGTAGCTCGAATTATGGAACGCTCGTACGGCAGTGTGACAGCTGTGTTTAAGAATGCGCGTGATCCAAACGCCAAGTCGAATTTCAGAGGATGGGATTCTGGTGCCAGACAACAGGCTCTACGTATGATTCAGTCTGGAAAGTCATTGAGCGATGTGGCCACCTCCGTGTACCCAGACAAGGACCCTGATGTTGTTCACAAGTACCTGTTTCTGATGTACAAGAACTTCCGACATCGGTCTCATTGACCTGAGTTTAGCCATTGTAAAATGGGTGGCCGCCCGAGGAGGTTGGAAAGTGTATTGTCGTCCAGCACCAGCTCAGTGCAGGACCATTTAGACTCTCTGCGGCGCCAATTGCCTTCCAATATTGCCAAAGCAGACCGAGCTTACGAAGAGCACACTTGCGATCCAAGTCGCGACGCCGACCGACTCGTGGCTGAAAATCCCAAGCACCAACTCCTCGCTCTTCAACGCACCAAAAGTATCATTCAGGCCTCCACGACTCCCGACACCGCCGTTCAGAGCCTGCGACGGCGATGGCGAATGTACCAATGTTGGATTGATGCCTAGCAATACTGCTGTGCCACCCAGCGCGACAATCGTCGACATGATGAAGCCTGGTGGAGATCGGTCGATCAGATACCACACCGCAGGGTTGGCGAGCGCTAGGGTCAACGAAAGCTGCAACGTTGATTGCCATGGCAGTTTTCGAATTGCAAAGGCAATGCCGACAAATGCTCCGATTGAGCGTACCACGTCCATCCAGGCGTCCATTGTTCGAGCATTCTTCTGCGTGCGCTGAGTGTCCGCATCGTCCACAGAATCCTCGTCTTCATCCGCCCATAATGCATCCGCCCAAGGCAACGCTTCACCCAGAAGAACACCAATGAAGCCCCATGTAGCCAGATAGCTCCATCTTGACCGATCAAGATTTACAGTCACTGGCGCGATCTTCTGCTGATCATGCAAATGGCTGATCGACAGCCCGTACAACATTCCAACGCCGAACAATGCCACCCCTCTTCCGATCATAGGCAGCACATAACCCTTGAATCCTTTCCTTCGCGCCTGAAACCGTTGTTGTGGCACTGTACTCTTTCGCCGTATCTTTCCATCTGCACCCTTCTGAAACGCTGTATCAGGCAAGGTCGCCCTCGTAAAGTCGAAGCTTCCATTCCTGCTATCCGCAGCTGGTGTCTGCGCGCCTGTGCCCCACGGTGTAGGATTCGCGGTATCTGTGTCTAATCCTGCCGGCTGGTAGATCCCAAGAAGTGTTGAGCCCGTCAAGTTGAGGAAACTTCTGTTTCTCGAAGGTGTCGCACTGCCATTCACGTCGCTGCTCATCTTTGAAGCACCGCTTGTATCTAAGCTTAAGCCGTTTGTGAAATTCTGAGCTTCTGAAGGTGGTGTTGGCGGAGCTGAGTTCGGAGCTGAGCCGAGTTCGAAGGGTCGTCGAGTCCGGGGGCGGGGCTTGAGGTCGGCGGAGGGAAGATCGTTGGTCGGATGGCTCATGGCCGTTGTATACAGGTGTTGCTTTTGTCGATCGTACGATGGGTTGCAGGACAAGTTTTCGAGCGCACGCGCTCAGTCGTGAACCGAGTTTACGGTGGCCTGAGCTTGCTCGGGACAAGTTGCGAAGGTTTGCAGCCGAAGTTAAGACGTAAATGGCCGTTTTGGGGGGAGCTGAGAACTGCGAGCTGTGGACGTTATGTAGAACAAAGAAGGAGAAGCTGGGGGTGTGTGTGGTGTTGAGAAGAGGAGTGCATGCATGTGTGGAGATGGTTAGGCGTTGATCGTGCCTGCGGACGTCAGACTGGCGAACAATGCATTTGCATGTGAACTGTtgaaacaggtacgggtggatggcagcggagtggagtaagagatcaatcttcaactgactaatagcacgagcatgcagcaatatatcaggaaccaatatgttgattgtgttagatgtctatctaagctaaaggggagagaaggtatctccctacaagctgagtcattgtggatgcctcaggctgccagatcacttcctgattgttgactccctttgagatgctacatcttaacactcccactcatctcgtatgggaggttacagtctgctcacttcctgtcaatagtacttggacctttttatgacaggttcagctggcttacaaacctctggaagtgtggaccagtctttggttttgtaaacccgtctgcaaccatctcagaggttggggtgtactcaacagcaataagcctcctccaccaaagtttcctaacagcgttataggcaatgtcaatgtgcttcgacttgtcatgaacatgtgcatctttcactagggtgagggcagcttgattgtcacctcttaattggactggtctcaaatttgatacagtctcctggtttccagtgattcttggttgatgggaacagtctcccactaactctggacaatccatttccctcagcagtgaagctaggaattgggactgcttcgcacatgcattcatagccatgtattcagcctccattgtggatgttgctacagacttttgcttcttgctcatccaagaaactggtgccccacagaggaagaagacatacccaaggattgagactctgtctgctttgtccattgcataatcagaatcacagtatccaataaggtgtccttttccagactttgagaactgaagtcctagatcagggtatgatcttaggtacctagtgatcttcttcaaagccttcatgtggtaggtggatgggtcactcacaaatgagctcatccttcctagggcaaaagcaatgtctggccttgtgattgttgctggccacatccaagtaccattaatactctggtactctgccttgtcacacctctcatccatgtggcttgaaggtttgagggcctcatagctgtccatgggtgagtgtgtaggtgctgccttctcatggttcattcccatcttggctaggctgtccctaacaaagtgtccttggtcaagtttcaggattcctctcttcctgtcccttgtgactctcatgccaaggatcttttcaggttcacctagatctttgatcttgaagatcttgccaagttctcttttgaaccagagaacatctgtcaactttggtgcagcaattggaatgtcatccacatgtataaggattatgatctccctcttcttatggataagtaggcatggatccacttctgactgtgtgaatccaatctctctgagctttgacacacagagttgattccaatctctagctgcttgcttaagtccatacaagcttttgaggattttgaacaccatgtttggtggaagctcaactcctggtggtggtaacatgaagatgtcttcatggagggtgctttctgtgaatgcattgttcacatccacttggtgaagatgaagatccttcttacacacaatagccataaacaccctaagggtgtcctgtcttactgtaggtgcaaatgtctccataaagtcaacaccaaacttctgtgagaagccccttgcaactagtctagccttgaacttttcaatagctccactaatgcttctcttaatatcaaagacccatcttgatgtaaccagatttgctccttttggtggaacagaattttcccaggtgttgttactctgtagagcatctagttccttttggattgcttccttccaaagatgtccccatttcttgtcattcacagcatccttgtaggattttggaattgggacctcttgcttgtatgcaatggcttctacagttgctgcaaaggccatttcctcaacttcttccaggaattcgctatcccatggtattgaactgtccactgattgcatggctgcaaagaaagcttggtgaaaagcagcaaggttctctgAGAGGTCCATTGCTTCTCCCACTTCAGTGGTTAGTTCAGGCTTAGGGACCATGGATCTTggggctttctgtttcatgtcatagccctcaacatcatagtcagcctttctctttccaagggatgatttagggaccgtcacttgtgacctagtaacgtctatttcctggGGATCTAGAGAGCttctctcaattggctgatcgattttctgaaattcccctacgttctccggaggctggggaagttgcacaaacagctttctcggctgagcgactttagggctctcaattggctgatctattttgggggggctctgatggacgcctgaatggtaggtagattgtcctaaggatacgttcttcctcggccttcctaagggcttcctagctggTGCACTGCTTGGTAGATTCAATGTTGGAACATTGAGACCTATATCACCTCCAGGCTGGTCCTCAAAGAAGTCTGCATGtgtgtgttgtttaacagctctcatgtctggttcccaaaagagccaggctttagctgtgttttcaacatacccaataaacactgcttctttacccctattcattagcttgtcacttcttgcccattgaggttgggatcttgtgtccatatagacaacagctttgcatccccaaactttcaaatggttgatggtcggtttgataccatcaaaagcctcatctggtgaaaccttgaacccatcgtaatctgggccatttggcagtttgttcctcatataagtttgggcctctagtgcttcaggccaaaattcaaccggcattttagcctcttcaagcattgcccttatagagtcctctgaggtttgtattgacctctcaactggtccattctgtagagagttgtatgcctcagtcggctcgagcccaatccccaaatccttctcccactgcttcactaatgcaataagttcttttgcattgtcaagtcttactgctttcagctgcgctgatgatttcctctctgctttgatcttccagttctggagagcaactggagcatcttctcttttcctaagaggaaaggtccacttcttcctagagaagttgtcaacaatctcaagccagtatttgaatcctagtcttgagattggtagtgggccacatatgtcaatagatacaagggcaagtctttcaggtcttctctctgtaactttgcctttgtacttcttcatctttgctattgagcatactctgcactggtgaaagccatccttagggataggaatgggttctttcaagtctgttaccttgtgaagattctggagcaaattcttcccaaagtgtgcaaatcttctatgccaaagctcccactgcttcaggtcggtctctgattgagcagtcacaaaggcattctccattggtggtgcacatgatgagtaatgtgcccgttcttgtaggagaggagaaatctcatcaatgaatggaacccccccaaggagctttgtctggacaacagtctcaccagagggggaaacaagagaaaatgatggaggttgcacaccaaactgcttgctaaactggttccatgaaaccaggttcactcctagcttgggtacaagcaggacatcttccaaaacaacttttctgccagctctcccactcatctctgcattcccaatatgagtggccaataaaaacccacctcccactttgatccatttcttccttgtcaagggagtcatagatctaaagaggcagctttggtcagtcatatgggatgaagcacaggagtcaagtaaccactctgacgaggggaacttgccttggacttctgcagttgagtgagccacttcatcatactcatcatcatcagacattgtctctggggatgagctgcatggtgactcttgggcggagaaaccttttccagtcttctttgctttagaggtataagactgggcctggttcttctggagtgacagcatgtcagagctgagtttcttcaccattttcttaagttcttccatagaggacttctctcttggtgtcctccttgaagtgggtggtggagttctcttcttcttgacatgtgttgtattctgggaagatggtggttgggaatgagatctaaggacctttcttgcctcaggcaaactagggcagtccttgatcagatgatccttctcacagagaaggcaggagagtggtcttgctagacctgagggcttgacccaggtggctgccatgccatactcagccttagagggatccaacctggcttcttgagcttcaaggatctttaaggtcctttcatgatccatctttggctgagccatgatagtatccctggctacatggtagtcaggtggcagtgagcttaagagctgggtcatcctcacatcagctttcctgtaatgctgaccctctgggtcaacatcagcaatcctttttccaagagaaaccaggtgtgtccatgcagatctgatggtgaactcttcactcatctcaaaggtcacaaattgctttgtgagctcatgtgcatgggttggtagcacctggctatacttgttccagagatacacccacttctcagcagctcttccagattcacatgagccctcaagctcaaattcatcttcttctgtgatcctactaaggatactgaagttgcatactgcattgtgtcttgtccatgttggcgtattgaggatctctttggttgtagcctcttcttggagtttcagagtcttgcccttgatgttgtcaaaagacacttccattaggtcatcaattgcaaagaatgctgattggctctccatcttgtatctctgaaggttgaaccatctcttccaattgtccctcccaagaattgggattttgcctcccttctcctctgtcttctcttggtatgaatccataataaattggatgtaatgaaacaaggtgtgtatgttccaaggtggtggctcagatcctgctgaggcttctggtgtagaatgggaaagttcgtaggtgtggATACCAAGGCCTGCttggtaaagtaaagaaggagcggtgtgaagtctcggggctaggacacaggtctgtctctcctagcagagcttcaaatgacttacttgaagtccttcttgatagtatctcaatgcagttctgcctacagagtatcttcaaggtattggctttgagtaagccgcacagagtccttgtctgggttacctatcacttagtatcgaactaagctccttgataggatagacggggtagacttctgattcccagatgttttctgctacgatagcaagggatacaagtaacctgtactgatataggttgctcttattcctgcacaaacccgggctca from Fulvia fulva chromosome 10, complete sequence harbors:
- a CDS encoding Bifunctional purine biosynthesis protein ADE17 — protein: MASEKPQKIAILSVYDKTGLLDLAKGLVKQNVRLLASGGTAKLIREANFPVEDVSAITKAPEMLSGRVKTLHPAVHAGILARDLASDEKDLAEQNINKVDYVICNLYPFKDTVAKINVTIPEAVEEIDIGGVTLIRAAAKNHGRVTILSDPEDYHDFLQELEKGEVSDKQKQLYALKAFSHTADYDNAISDFFRKKYAGDGSQQLPLRYGANPHQKPASAFVTSGKLPFKALNGSPGYINLLDALNGWALVKELDEALDYPAAASFKHVSPAGAAIGVPLKHPEHKVYMVENVQGIEESGLAQAYARARGADRMSSFGDMIALSREVDVPTAKIINMEVSDGVIAPGYQKEALEILQKKKGGKYLVLQMDANYKPGPQEQRTVYGINLTQSRNDATISPESTFNSVLIPRDSKQPLPESALRDLTVATIALKYTQSNSVCYALNGQVIGLGAGQQSRIHCTRLAGDKADNWWMRFHERTLGLKWKQGSKRADKSNAIDLLCAGIVPEDEEGPERKDWAAKFEEAPKPFTAEERKEWLSKLTGVACSSDAFFPFIDNVFRTSRSGVKYIAAPVGSQNDEAVKSTAEQLGITFIEQHIRLFHH